Part of the Virgibacillus natechei genome is shown below.
TCTATTTAAAGAACATGGCTCTAATATCTGGTTCGAATGGGAAGCAAAAGATTTATTACCTGAAGGATTTACTTCACAATATAGTCCAAACGGGAATTTCACGAAAGAAACAGATATTATGGATGTTTGGTTTGATTCAGGATCATCCCATGAAGCAGTACTAGTTGGTCGCGAGGACCACAGACGCCCAGCAGATGTTTATTTAGAAGGTAGTGACCAGTACAGAGGTTGGTTTAACTCATCTATCTCAACTTCTGTTGCAGTTACAGGTAAATCACCGTATGAAAATATTATTAGTCATGGTTTTGTATTAGATGGTAATGGAAGAAAGATGAGTAAATCGTTAGGAAACGTTATGGTACCATCTAAAGTACAAAAACAGTTAGGCTCAGATATTTTGCGATTATGGGTATCATCCGTTGATTATCAAGGAGATGTACGGATTTCTCAGGAAATTTTAAAACAGACTTCAGAAGCATATCGAAAAATTAGAAACACATTCCGGTTTATGCTGGCAAACTTAAGTGACTTTGATCCTAACACGGATTATGTTCAAGAATCCGAAATGGAAGAAGTGGATCGTTATATGCTTCATCGACTGCAGCAAGTCGTTAGCAATGTACGTGATAACTATGAAAAATTTGAGTTCTCACCAATTTTTCATCAAATCCATAATTTTTGTACGGTTGACTTAAGCTCTTTTTATTTGGATTTCGCAAAAGATATCTTATACATTGAAGCTAAGGATAATAAACGTCGTCGCAGTATTCAAACAGGGTATTATGAGATTTTAACAACAATGGTTAAATTATTGACACCAATTATCCCGCATACAACCGATGAATTATGGGAATATATTCCTGGTGTAGTAGAAGAAAGTGTTCAGTTAACAGATATACCTGAACCAAAAGCAATTGCTAACTTTGGAGAACTAGAAGAAAAATGGGATCATTTCATGAAAATTCGCGATGATGTATTAAAGGCGTTGGAAGAAGCGAGGAATGAAAAAGTAATTGGTAAATCTTTAGAAGCAAAAGTTACCGTAGTTCCAAAAGATAAACAAACGAAGGATGTATTAAATTCGTTTGCGCATTTGCATCAATTCTTGATCGTATCTGAAACGGTTATTCGTGATAGTAATAGTAATGCAAAAGAATATTCGTATGTAGATGTTTTCGTAGAAAAACATCTTGGAGAAAAATGTGAACGTTGCTGGGTAGCATCTGAAACGGTTGGAGAAGATCCAGATCATTCTGGTTTATGCTCTCGTTGTGCAAGTGTTGTAAAAGAGCATTATTCTGCATAATTATACCTGAAATTACCCCTCTACAATTAGAGGGGTAATTTTTATTGAAAAATAATGATTTAACGTTTAAGATAAGTAAGACTTAGAGAAAAATCGGGGGAAATGGAATGTATGTTTATTATGGTCTCGCATTAATCATTATAGCAATTGATCAGTTAACCAAATGGATTGTTGTAGAAACAATGGATATTGGTGGACAAATTAAAATTATCGATAACTTCTTCTATTTAACATCACATCGCAATAGTGGTGCTGCTTGGGGAATATTACAAGACCAGATGATTTTTTTCTATATTGTGACGTTAATTGTAGTTATCGGTATTGTATATTACATGCAAGCATATGCAAAAGAAGATAAAACCTTAGCAATTGGTTTAAGTTTCGTTCTCGGAGGAGCGATTGGAAACTTTATTGACCGCCTTTTTCATCAAGAAGTTGTTGATTTTTTGCATTTTATAATTTTTAATTATAATTTTCCTATCTTTAACATAGCTGATTCTGCATTAACAATTGGAGTTATATTAATAATAATCGCAACTATAATCGATGAAAAAAAGAAAGGAAAATCGAAACAATGAATACATTTAATCATAGAGTGACAGAGGAACAGGCGAGACAAAGAATTGATAAATTACTTGCCGTATTAAATCCAGAAATATCCCGGTCACAAGTCCAGTCATGGATAACCAAAGAGCATGTATTGGTGAACGGAGAGAGCGTCAAATCTAATTATAAGTGCCAAGCGGGAGATGACCTAAAGTGGTCGGTTCCAGAAGTAGAGTCCTTGAACATTGATGCTGAAAATATTCCCTTATCCATTGTCTACGAAGATAGTGATTTATTAGTTATTAATAAGTCTAAAGGCATGGTTGTTCACCCTTCAGCAGGCCATCAGAGTGGAACACTTGTCAATGCCTTGCTTTATCATTGTGATGACCTATCAGGAATTAATGGTGTGGAACGACCTGGAATTGTACACCGGATTGATAAGGATACAAGTGGTTTA
Proteins encoded:
- the lspA gene encoding signal peptidase II; translated protein: MYVYYGLALIIIAIDQLTKWIVVETMDIGGQIKIIDNFFYLTSHRNSGAAWGILQDQMIFFYIVTLIVVIGIVYYMQAYAKEDKTLAIGLSFVLGGAIGNFIDRLFHQEVVDFLHFIIFNYNFPIFNIADSALTIGVILIIIATIIDEKKKGKSKQ